ATCTTGAAGTTGCCCAATGGCATACCCTCGCATGATACAATAAATCGTGTTTTTTCTATGCTGAACTCAAGAAGGTTTGAACAAGTATTTACCCAATGGGCCAATACACTGATAGACAAGGGCATTAAGCATGAGTTGATTGCAATTGACGGAAAAACTGTGAGGAGATCAAAAGACACCTATCATGGCAAGTCTGCTATACACCTTGTAAATGCTTGGGCTAACCAGAACCAATTGGTGTTGGGACAATACAAAACAGACAACAAATCCAACGAAATAACTGCCATCCCTGAATTGCTCGAACTCCTTGATATAAAGGGTAGTATAATATCAATTGATGCCATGGGTACTCAAACGAAAATCGCTCAACAAATTGTGGATGCTCAAGCCGACTATATCCTTGCCCTAAAGGACAACCAACAAGAATTAAAGGAAGAAGTTGAAAGTATTTTTAATGTTCAGACTCCTGAATTTTCAAACGAAACTGTTGACAAAGGACATGGCCGCTTGGAGATCAGAAAATGTGATGTGGTCAATAACCTTGAATTCGCTCATGGGAAAGAAAAGTGGGCAAACCTGACAAGTATAGTGAGAATCAAATCTGAACGCACAATAGCAAGCAAAACCGAAACTGAAACAAGATATTACATCAGTAGCATGAATGCCGATGCTGTCAGATTCAACCAATACATAAGATCACATTGGGGGGTAGAAAACTCTTTACATTGGACTCTGGATATGACATTCAGAGAAGATGAACAACGCAAAAGAAATGGAAAATCTGCACAAAACTTTGCCCTGATCAATAAAATTGCTCTGAATCTTTTAAGAAGGGATAAGTCCAAAGGAAGCATGAAATCAAAAAGGCTTAAGGCTGGTTGGGACAATAGCTTCCTGCTTAGTATTATTAAAAATTAAATGCGTTGACCCTGCCAATGAACGGTATAAACTGTATTGCACTAATTTTTATACTTTTGCCACATGGAATCAACACGACAGTTACGCATATCAAAGTTGCTCCAGAAGGAGTTGGGAACTATTTTTCAGCGTGAATCCAAAGAGAGATTTGGCGCTGCCATGATCACTGTAACAAAAGTGCATGTCACCAAAGATCTTTCCATTGCCAGGGTTTACCTGAGCCTATTTGCTACGAAAGACAAAGCATCCCTGATGGAGACCATTACGAATGGCGCCGGAGAAATGCGTTTTAATCTTGGCCGAAGGGTAAAGGACCAGCTAAGGCACATCCCCGAACTTGAATTTTATGAAGATGACTCGCTGGACTACATCGAAAAAATTGAGAATTTGCTTCATAATTAAATCCGGGTTACATGCAATACGATCCGATTAAAAAAGACCTGGGGAGTGTATTTAACAAATCTGTAACGCACCGGATACTCTTTTACAAATTACTTGATTTACTGCTGTTACGCACCTGGCATATCCGCAAGGCTATCAGGCAATGGAAAAAAGGAATTCAGGGCGAAATTCATATCCTTGACGCTGGTTCAGGCTTTGGACAATATACTTATTTTCTGGCAAAACACAATTCAGCCTGGAAAATCCTTGGTGTTGATGTGAAGGAAGAGCAGATTAACGACTGCCGGAATTTTTTTTCGAAAAGCGGAATTTCAACTGTTGAGTTTGAAATAGCTGATCTTACACAATTTGTCCGTGATAATACATACGACCTTGTGTTATCGGTGGATGTGATGGAACATATTGAGGATGATGTCAGTGTATTTAAAAATCTTTGCCAATCACTCAAACCGGGTGGCCTGTTGCTGATATCGACACCTTCGGACAAGGGTGGTTCTGATGTACATCAGCATGAATACAAGCCGGGAGAGGTACAATCATTTATTGATGAACACGTGAGGGATGGTTACAATATTGACGAGATTCAGCAAAAACTCATCGGTGCAGGGTTTTCCCGTACACAAGCCGAATACGCTTATGGCTGGCCCGGAAAAATTTCCTGGAAACTTTCGATGAAATTTCCGATATCAATGCTAAATTTGTCCAAGGCATTTTTTATCGTTTTACCTTTTTATTATTTCGCAACTTACTGGTTCGTTTTGTTATTGAACTTTTTGGATGTCAAATTAATACATACATCAGGAACAGGCTTGGTTGTGAAGGCCTGGAAATGATTCGCCACCTAAAAAACTGCTCAATTTTTTAGCATACCCAGACAATAAATTTTTTCAGCCATTAAAACCTTCCCACTTTATATCGCCCGCCGGTATCTGTTTGCGAAAAAATCGCACAACATCATCAATGTGATTTCAGGGATTTCAGTAGCCGGGGTTACTGTTGGCACGATGGCGCTCATCATTGTCCTCTCGGTTTTTAATGGATTTGAAACGCTCATCGTTTCGCTGTTTAACTCCTTCAATCCAGACCTGGTGATTACTGCAAAAAAGGGGAAAACAATCAGCCTGTCAACATTTCCTGCCGATGAAGTCTTGAAGTTACAGGGCGTTTTTGCCATGACTGAAGTGGTTGAGGAGACTGCATTGCTCAAATACCGCAATAATCAGTATTTAGCTACCATCAAGGGAGTAAGCGATGATTTTGTGAATACCAGCGGGATTGATACCATGATGGTTGAAGGGGGTTTTGTTTTACACGCATTTGGTCAACCCCGGATGATTATGGGTGCGGGTGTATCCTATTATCTCAACGCCAGCCTGAACGACCAGTTGAATCCCATCACTGTTTACCTCCCGCGCAGAGAGGGGGCCATTGGTATGTCGCTTGAAGGAGCGTTTAACAGCCGCAATCTTCTACCCTCAGGTATATTCTCCATACAGCAGGATTTTGATACAAAATATGCCATTGTTCCTATTGACTTTGTTCGCGAACTAATGAATTATGAAGATGAGGTAACAGCCCTCGAAATTGGGCTTTATTCTGATTTTAAGGTGGATAAAGTAAAGCAGGAAATAAAAAAGTTGATTGGAGATGATTTTGAAGTGAAAAACCGCTTTGAACAACAGGTGATGCTTTACCGGATCATGAAGTCGGAGAAATGGGCTATCTTCTTCATTTTGACATTTATACTCATCATTGCAGCCTTTAATGTGATCAGTTCGCTCACCATGCTCATCCTGGATAAGAAAGAGGATATTGCCATACTTCACAGCATGGGAGCAAACAACACATTGATTAAGCGTATTTTCATGTTTGAAGGGATGCTGATTTCTAACGGCGGAGCGCTGCTCGGATTGTTCTTTGGTGGTGTTGTAAGCTGGGTGCAGCAGCAATTTGGTATCATCAGTCTTGGTGGTGGAACCGGTGCCTTCGTCATTAACGCCTATCCGGTAGAGTTGCAATTTGGTGACTTCATTATAGTTTTTTTTACCGTTATAGCTATCGGGTTTATCGTGGCCTGGTATCCGGTGAGGCAAATCTCAAAAAAATACCTGAGCCAAAAACTTTAACCTTTTTTAATCATAAAATCGGATCAGGCAACCACGCAGCTTATGCGTTGTCATTATTGGGTTATCAGCGATTCCACATTTGAATAGTCCAAAAAAATCAAAGTTTATTGGACTTTTTCATGTTAAGATATTGATTTTTAGTTTAACTTTGCTGGCTTTTAAGGACGAAAAACATTACAAACTACTCAAGGTTTTAAGGCGGATGAATTTTGGTTTAAATATCCCGAAAGTGTGTGCCGCTCTGGTTTTTATGACATTGTTCATAACCGGTCAGATGCTGTATGCTCAAACCATTCAGATTACAAACGGGGTAAATACCACCACAATCATCGATAATGACTATTCGCTGCTAAGCATATCCAATGCCGTCTCCTCCCTTAATGCAGCTAAAATCAAAACTGCTGACCATGATTTTACTCAAATAGAAATCGAAGGTTACGGTTTTTCAACAAATTTAGGCCAGCCAAAACTTCCGGTATTGAAGAAGCTGATCGAAATTCCTTTGGAGGCTAACATCGAGGTGGTTATTACTTACAAAAGATTCAAAGAGATTTCGTTAAATGAGTTCGAACTCTACGATTTTATTTACCCGGCGCAGCCCTCACTTAGCAAAAGCACTGATCCAACAGAAGCCATTTTCTATTTCGACGAAGATTTTTACAACATTGACGATTTCCTTGGAAATGAACTGGTTTCAGTTTATCCACTAGGTGTAATGCGGGGAGTGAATATCGCAAGGATTGAGATTGCTCCGATTCAATACAATCCGGTGGCAAATATGATAAGGGTGCACGATCAGATTACGGTTGAATTTCGGTTTACTGACGGCAACACATTCAGAACCATTGAGATGAAGCAGGATCAGATGAATCCGTTTTTTTCCGGAATCACCACAATGCTTTTCAATTACAAAGAAGTTGAGAATCCTGAAAATATATTTGAAGCACCACCAATCACCTACTTTATTGTTTCAGATCCGATGTTTCGGGATGCACTTCAGCCATTTATTGTCTGGAAAACCAGAAAAGGTTTCCGGGTAATAGAGGCTTATACTGACAATCCTTCGGTTGGTAGCACAACTGGAAGCATTAAGGACTACCTGCAAAATTTTTATGAAAATCCGCCGGAAGGATTTCAACCGCAAAGCTTTGTGCTGATAGTCGGAGATGTAGCCCAAATCCCGGCCTTTAACGGAACCACCGGTAACCATGTAACTGATCTTTATTACTGTGAATATACCGGCGACATGTTCCCTGAGGCTTACTACGGGCGTTTCTCTGCAAATAATCTTGACCAGCTTCAATCTCAGATCGAGAAAACCCTCGAATATGAGCAATATGCGTTCCCAGATCCCTCATTCCTTGATGAAGTAATTATGGTTGCGGGCCAGGACAGTTATCATCAATTGACATGGGGAAATGGGCAAGTCAACTATGGTAACGATTATTATTTCAATGAATCCAACGGGCTTTATTCTCACACTTATTTGCAACCAGAACCACCAGGCGGTAATTATTCCCAGCTTATCCGTCAGAATGTATCCAATGGGGTAGCCTTTGCCAATTATACCGCACATTGCAGTGCTGCCGGTTGGGCCAATCCTGCTTTTACAGTCAACAATATCCAGGCTTTGGAAAACCAAAGTAAATACCCGTTGATGATCGGCAACTGCTGTTCTTCTGTTGAATTTCAGATTAATTCATTCGGTGAGGATATTATGCGTGCCGCAGGAAAAGGGGCAATCGGATATATCGGCGGGTCAAACAGTACGTATTGGGATGAAGATTTTTGGTGGGGAGTTGGCTTTAAAGATATTGTAGCTAATCCGACCTACGATCCCCAAACACTTGGAGCTTTCGACCGAATGTTCCACAATCAGCCTGAAATTACCCTAAACGACTGGCATATTACACAGGGACAATTACCTGCAGCCGGGAACCTCGCTGTTACACAATCTGGTTCAACCCTAACAAATTACTATTGGGAAATTTACCACCTGATGGGTGACCCTTCACTCATGTCATATTTTTCGCAACCACCTGAGGCCATTGCAACTTTTCCGGCACTTATTCCTTTGGGTGCAGCATCATTCGCAATGAATACCAATCCTTATGCTTACGTTGCTGTTTCAAAAGATGGAATTCTTTATGGTGCAGGCTTTGCCAATGAGGACGGGGCTGTTGAGATTATTTTCTCCGAGTTGATAACCATTCCCGGCGAAGCCGAAATTATTATAACCGGGCAACAGTTAAAGCCTTTCTTCGGAACTGTTTTGTTTGCATCCCCCAATGGCCCTTATGTATTATTGAAAGAGGCCACTGTTGAAGACCAGACAAACGGCAACAATGATGGGAAAATGGACTATGCCGAAACTTTTGGATTAAATCTTAATGTTCAAAATTACGGACAGGATTCCGGTTCTGATATTATGCTGAATTTGTCAACTACTGATGAATTCGTGACTATATCAGACGGAGTTACAACAATTGATCTGATTCAGCCGAACGAAATTCTATCGCTTTCAGATGTTTTTGAAATAACCACTGCGGAGACCATCCCCGATGGTCACATTGTCCTTTTCCTTCTTGAAGCAACTAATGGCGAAGAAACCTGGAGCAGTACATTTAACTTAGAAGGTCATTCACCAGTTCTTGAATTTGCCGGATTTACAATAAATGACCAGCAAGGCAACAATAATGGAAAATTTGACCCGGGCGAAGTTGTACAAATCACCGTTTATGCCAAGAACATCGGCTCATCCCGTGCTTTCAGCACACTTGGTAATTTGAGTACCAACGACTCTTTCATCACGGTGTTATCTGCTGAACCACAATTCTTCGGGGATGCTGATCCCAACGAATTGGTCAGTGCCACTTTCGAAGTTGTAGCAAACGAAAATACTCCAGCCGGACATCCTGCAGCCTTTGACCTCATGCTTAATGCAAACATGGGAATTTCCGGATCTGGGCATTTTGAGCTGACAGTAGGACCAATTCCGGTGTTAATTGTTGACCTTGATGGAAACCAAAACTCAGCCAATCATATCAAAGAAGCGGTGAGTCAACTTGGAATTGTGAATGAGTATAAAAATACCCTTCCGAACGACCTCAGTCTTTATTCATCGGTCTTTATTTCAGTAGGCGTTTATAACAACAACCACATCCTATCCGCTGCCGAAGGACAAATTCTCGCCGACTATCTGAATTCGGGTGGACGTCTTTACCTCGAAGGTGGCGATACCTGGTATTACGATCCAAAAACTTCTGTTCATCCGATGTTTGGTATAAACGGAATTTCGGACGGAGCCAGTGATCTTGACTCATTAGTAGGTATAAACGGTACTTTGTCGGCCGGGTTGAAAATGAAGTATTCAGGCGACAACAGTTGGATTGACCAACTTGAGGCTGTAAATGGCGCCCAAACCGTTTTTAAAAACAACAACCCTGAATATTTCTGTGCCATTTCAAAGATCGGAAATGGCTACAAAACCATCGGAACATCTTTTGAGTTTGGTGGGTTAGCAGCCGAAGCCGACCGTCATTTATTGATGACAAGTTATCTCGAGTTTTTCGAAATCACAATACCGGGGTCGCTGGTATGCAGCGCATATGCTCTTAATGATAATATTTGCAGTGGTGATACCACTCAGCTGGTACTTGAAATTTCGGGCGGATCAGGTAACTTCCGATATACATGGTCACCCGAAACAGGATTAAGTAACCCATCCATTCAAAGTCCAGAAGCCTTCCCGGGAGTTTCGACTGTTTACTCAATCCAAATCGATGATTTGCTTACCGGTAATGTCATTTCCCAACAGGTATCACTCACTGTCCGAGAAAAGCCACAAACTCCGGAAATAATCCAGGCCGGTCAAACACTTGTTTCGAGTATTCAATTCGGAAATCAATGGTACAATGATGACGGGGTGATTGAAGGAGCTACAGGTCAGGTTTATGCCCCACTTAAAACGAGTAACTATTACACAATTGTCACCAATGCTGAAGGATGTATTTCAGAGGTTTCCAATTTGATTTATTACCAATCAACATTTATTGACGAATTGATTTCCCAGGGTTCGTTCAGGATTTATCCCAACCCATCAGATGGACTTGTAAATATTGATTTCATTGCAGACGGGGCTGAAACATTAACGGTTTTTGTTTTCAATGCCTTTGGGCAATCAATGAACGAGTTCATTACACAAAACATCAAACGTGCAGGATATAATACCATCACGTTTAATCTTTCAGCACTACCGGGAGGTGTTTATTATTTCAAAATCATTGAGGGTGATCGATTGCTCACTAAAAAATTAATTTTAAGCAAATAGTTTCTTAATTTTCATATCCCTTTTCAGTTGCAAATACAAAATAAAATAATAATTCATTCATTTTCAAACTCGTTAACTTAAATTTTAATTTTATGAGAAAACTTTTTCTAAGTCTTCTACTGCTCATCGGATTTATTAGTTTGATGGCAAAAGATGGTTACCAGGTAAATTACACCAGGATTTCCAACGCGACTGCACAAGTTGAATTTACGCTCGGCGATTTCAACCTCAGACCTGTAAATCTCAATGGTACTGCATTTACTCAAATTCAGTTTCCGGGAAAAGTAACAACTATGGATGCCGGTTTCGCCGA
The sequence above is drawn from the Bacteroidales bacterium genome and encodes:
- a CDS encoding ISAs1 family transposase, which encodes MANMETSLHEHFGNISDPRINRHKRHLLIDVIILTILAVICGAESWDSIELFGKTKIDFLKTILKLPNGIPSHDTINRVFSMLNSRRFEQVFTQWANTLIDKGIKHELIAIDGKTVRRSKDTYHGKSAIHLVNAWANQNQLVLGQYKTDNKSNEITAIPELLELLDIKGSIISIDAMGTQTKIAQQIVDAQADYILALKDNQQELKEEVESIFNVQTPEFSNETVDKGHGRLEIRKCDVVNNLEFAHGKEKWANLTSIVRIKSERTIASKTETETRYYISSMNADAVRFNQYIRSHWGVENSLHWTLDMTFREDEQRKRNGKSAQNFALINKIALNLLRRDKSKGSMKSKRLKAGWDNSFLLSIIKN
- a CDS encoding ABC transporter permease, coding for MISGISVAGVTVGTMALIIVLSVFNGFETLIVSLFNSFNPDLVITAKKGKTISLSTFPADEVLKLQGVFAMTEVVEETALLKYRNNQYLATIKGVSDDFVNTSGIDTMMVEGGFVLHAFGQPRMIMGAGVSYYLNASLNDQLNPITVYLPRREGAIGMSLEGAFNSRNLLPSGIFSIQQDFDTKYAIVPIDFVRELMNYEDEVTALEIGLYSDFKVDKVKQEIKKLIGDDFEVKNRFEQQVMLYRIMKSEKWAIFFILTFILIIAAFNVISSLTMLILDKKEDIAILHSMGANNTLIKRIFMFEGMLISNGGALLGLFFGGVVSWVQQQFGIISLGGGTGAFVINAYPVELQFGDFIIVFFTVIAIGFIVAWYPVRQISKKYLSQKL
- a CDS encoding T9SS type A sorting domain-containing protein, with protein sequence MNFGLNIPKVCAALVFMTLFITGQMLYAQTIQITNGVNTTTIIDNDYSLLSISNAVSSLNAAKIKTADHDFTQIEIEGYGFSTNLGQPKLPVLKKLIEIPLEANIEVVITYKRFKEISLNEFELYDFIYPAQPSLSKSTDPTEAIFYFDEDFYNIDDFLGNELVSVYPLGVMRGVNIARIEIAPIQYNPVANMIRVHDQITVEFRFTDGNTFRTIEMKQDQMNPFFSGITTMLFNYKEVENPENIFEAPPITYFIVSDPMFRDALQPFIVWKTRKGFRVIEAYTDNPSVGSTTGSIKDYLQNFYENPPEGFQPQSFVLIVGDVAQIPAFNGTTGNHVTDLYYCEYTGDMFPEAYYGRFSANNLDQLQSQIEKTLEYEQYAFPDPSFLDEVIMVAGQDSYHQLTWGNGQVNYGNDYYFNESNGLYSHTYLQPEPPGGNYSQLIRQNVSNGVAFANYTAHCSAAGWANPAFTVNNIQALENQSKYPLMIGNCCSSVEFQINSFGEDIMRAAGKGAIGYIGGSNSTYWDEDFWWGVGFKDIVANPTYDPQTLGAFDRMFHNQPEITLNDWHITQGQLPAAGNLAVTQSGSTLTNYYWEIYHLMGDPSLMSYFSQPPEAIATFPALIPLGAASFAMNTNPYAYVAVSKDGILYGAGFANEDGAVEIIFSELITIPGEAEIIITGQQLKPFFGTVLFASPNGPYVLLKEATVEDQTNGNNDGKMDYAETFGLNLNVQNYGQDSGSDIMLNLSTTDEFVTISDGVTTIDLIQPNEILSLSDVFEITTAETIPDGHIVLFLLEATNGEETWSSTFNLEGHSPVLEFAGFTINDQQGNNNGKFDPGEVVQITVYAKNIGSSRAFSTLGNLSTNDSFITVLSAEPQFFGDADPNELVSATFEVVANENTPAGHPAAFDLMLNANMGISGSGHFELTVGPIPVLIVDLDGNQNSANHIKEAVSQLGIVNEYKNTLPNDLSLYSSVFISVGVYNNNHILSAAEGQILADYLNSGGRLYLEGGDTWYYDPKTSVHPMFGINGISDGASDLDSLVGINGTLSAGLKMKYSGDNSWIDQLEAVNGAQTVFKNNNPEYFCAISKIGNGYKTIGTSFEFGGLAAEADRHLLMTSYLEFFEITIPGSLVCSAYALNDNICSGDTTQLVLEISGGSGNFRYTWSPETGLSNPSIQSPEAFPGVSTVYSIQIDDLLTGNVISQQVSLTVREKPQTPEIIQAGQTLVSSIQFGNQWYNDDGVIEGATGQVYAPLKTSNYYTIVTNAEGCISEVSNLIYYQSTFIDELISQGSFRIYPNPSDGLVNIDFIADGAETLTVFVFNAFGQSMNEFITQNIKRAGYNTITFNLSALPGGVYYFKIIEGDRLLTKKLILSK
- the rbfA gene encoding 30S ribosome-binding factor RbfA is translated as MESTRQLRISKLLQKELGTIFQRESKERFGAAMITVTKVHVTKDLSIARVYLSLFATKDKASLMETITNGAGEMRFNLGRRVKDQLRHIPELEFYEDDSLDYIEKIENLLHN
- a CDS encoding class I SAM-dependent methyltransferase — its product is MQYDPIKKDLGSVFNKSVTHRILFYKLLDLLLLRTWHIRKAIRQWKKGIQGEIHILDAGSGFGQYTYFLAKHNSAWKILGVDVKEEQINDCRNFFSKSGISTVEFEIADLTQFVRDNTYDLVLSVDVMEHIEDDVSVFKNLCQSLKPGGLLLISTPSDKGGSDVHQHEYKPGEVQSFIDEHVRDGYNIDEIQQKLIGAGFSRTQAEYAYGWPGKISWKLSMKFPISMLNLSKAFFIVLPFYYFATYWFVLLLNFLDVKLIHTSGTGLVVKAWK